Within Amycolatopsis sp. cg5, the genomic segment GACACCACCCTGCGCGAACTCGGCTTCACCGGCATCACCGAGACCACGAACGACGCGGCCTACCCGGAGAAGACCCCCGCCAAGTGCAAGGGCCAGATCCGCTTCGGCGAGAACGGCGTCACCGCCGCCCGCACGGTCAGCCTGATCGCGCCCTGCGCCGAGCTGATCAAGGACAACCGTGCCGACGCCTCGGTCGACCTCGCGATCGGCACCAAGTTCGGCGACGTCCAGCCCAAGGCCGAGGCGAGCAAGATCATCGAGCAGCTCAAGGCCTGGTCGGCCGAGCACCAGGGCGGCGGAGGCGGCGAGCAGTCCGCCGGCGCGTCCACCCCCAACATCGACCAGACCCTCCTGGCCTCGGCCCGCGACGTCACCTGCTGACCCAGACCCCAAAGTCACTTCCGGGGCACCCCTCTGCCCCGACGCCGCCTACATCCCGAAAGCCGCATTGGGGACGTCCCATGTCCCCAATGCGTCTTTCGGCACCTCCCAGGTCCCCAATGCGTCGTTCGGGTCCTGCCACGTCCCGAATGCGTCTTTCGGTCCGTCCCAGGTCCCCAATGCGGCTTTCGGGACGTGCCAGGCAAGTCCGATAGCCCGAAAGCCACTTTCGGCAGGTAAGACCTGACGGAAGTGGCTTTCGGGCTACTGGCGGCGCCGGGTCAGACCGACCCGGCGCCCGCTTCGACCATGGCGTCGCGCAGGGCGGGCGCGATCGACGGCGCCGCCGCGTAGGTGGCGTCAGCACCCAGCGCGACGTCGTCGCCCGGCAGGCTGACGAAGGCGCCCGCCTCCGAGGCGACCAGCGCGCCCGCGGCCCAGTCCCACCGGCCGAGGCCGTGCTCGATGTAGGCGTCGGTCCAGCCTGCCGCGACCGAGCACAGTTCCAGCGAGGCCGCGCCGGGGCGCCGGATGTCGCGCACCCGGCCGAGCATGTCGGCCGCGAACCGCGCCTGCCGGACCCGGCGCTCCTGCCGGTACGCGAAGCCGGTGCCCAGCAGTGTCAGGTCGAGCCGGGATGGGCCGGTGACGGCGAGCCGGCGTCCGTCGAGGTACGAGCCGTGGCCGCGGGCGGCCGTCCAGCGCCGTCCGCTGACCGGCTCGACCACCGCGCCCGCCACCGACACGCCGTCGACCTGCGCCGCGAGCGAGACCGCGAACCACGGGAGGCCGTAGAGGAAGTTGACCGTGCCGTCGATCGGGTCGATGACCCAGGTGACCCCTTCCCCCGCCGTGCCGCCCGCCTCCTCGCCGAGCACCGCGTCCGACGGCCGCAGTTCCGCGAGCCTGGCGCGGACGAAGCGCTCGGACTCGTGGTCGACCGCCGTCACCACGTCGGTGTCGGCCGATTTGGTGCCGACCTCGACCGATCTGCCCTGCTGGATCCCCTTCCAAGCACTGAGAACCAGCTCAGCGGCGTCACCCGCGACCAGTTCGGCGATATCTTTCAAAGCACGCTCGTCAACTCCCACGACGGACATGTCACCACATCCGGTTAAAGTCTCCGAGGCAAGCTTCTGAATCGTGCGAGAAGGGACCACATCCGTGACCGCTACCCGGGGTTTCGGCATCGACATCGGCGGCAGCGGGATCAAGGGCGCCCTGGTCGACTTGGAGAAGGGCGCGCTGATCGGGGACCGCCTCCGCATCGACACGCCCAAGCCGTCGACCCCGGAGGCCGTCGCGGACGTCGTCGCCGAAGTGGTCGGCCACTTCGGCTGGGACGGTCCCGTCGGCGTCACGCTGCCGTCGGTCGTCAAGAAGGGCATCGCGCTGACCGCCGCGAACATCGACAAGAAGTGGGTCGGCACCGACGCCGACGCGCTGTTCGCGAAGCGGCTCGGCCGCGGCGTCGAGGACGTCGCGATGATCAACGACGCCGACGCGGCCGGCATCGCGGAGATCAGGTTCGGCGACCCGGTGACCCGCCACGGCGTGGTCGCGCTGCTGACCTTCGGCACCGGCATCGGCAGCGCCGTCTTCCACGACGGCAAGCTCGTGCCGAACACCGAGTTCGGCCATCTCGAGGTCGACGGTCACGATGCGGAGAAGAAAGCGGCCGCGTCGGTCAAGGACAACGAGGGCCTCTCGTACCCGCAGTGGGCGAAACGCGTCGAGCGCTACCTGTCCGTGCTGGAGAACCTGATCTCGCCCGATCTGTTCATCGTCGGCGGCGGGGTCAGCAAGAAGGCCGAGAAATGGGTGCCGCTGCTGGACATCCGCACCAAGGTCATCGCGGCGTCGCTGCAGAACAACGCGGGCATCGTGGGCGCGGCGGCGGCCGCCGCGGAGGGCATCGAACACTGATCCGCGGCGCGCCTGAGGTGATCGCTTCGCGACGCATCGGCGCATCGTCGTTACAATGGAACACGGCCCACGGCTGCGGGAGAGAAAACCGCAGGCCCAGGGCGTGTTCCCCGAATTTGAGGCAGCTGAGGCCGTCAGGCTTTTGCTCGTCATGATCGACCGCTGCGAAAGGGCGTAAGTGGCAGCCGCAAGAACCGCAACCCGAAGCGGTACGAAGACAACGAGCGCCGCCGGCGAATCCGCTGAGGAGGCCACCGAGGCCAAGCCTGCGGCGCGCAAACCCGCCGCGGGCGCGAAGAAGGCACCTGCCAAGAAGGCTCCCGCCAAGAAGACCGGCAAGGACGACGCCAAGGGCGATCCCGACGGTCCCGGCGAGCTCGACGAAGCCGACCTCGAGTCCCCGGATCTGTCGGATCTGGAGGAGGTCGAGGTCGACGTCATCGACGAGTCGGTGAACGACGAGCCCGAAGAGGCCGACTCCGACGACGACGGCGAGGAAGAGGCCGAACCGGCCGCCCGTGGCAAGCGCACGGCGGCCACCTCCACGGCTCAGAAGGACGTCAAGGCGGGCGACAACCCCGACTTCGTCTGGGACGAGGAGGAGTCGGAGGCCCTGCGCCAGGCGCGCAAGGACGCCGAGCTCACCGCCTCGGCCGACTCGGTCCGCGCGTACCTGAAGCAGATCGGCAAGGTCGCGCTGCTCAACGCCGAGGAGGAGGTGGAGCTCGCCAAGCGCATCGAGGCCGGGCTCTACGCCGCCGAGCGCGTGCGCAACGCCGAGGAGGAGGGCGAGAAGCTCGCCACCCAGATGCGCCGCGATCTCAAGTGGATCGTGCGTGACGGTGAGCGTGCCAAGAACCACCTGCTCGAGGCGAACCTCCGGCTCGTGGTCTCGCTGGCCAAGCGCTACACCGGCCGCGGCATGGCGTTCCTGGACCTGATCCAGGAGGGCAACCTCGGCCTGATCCGCGCGGTGGAGAAGTTCGACTACACCAAGGGCTACAAGTTCTCCACGTACGCCACCTGGTGGATCCGTCAGGCGATCACCCGCGCGATGGCCGACCAGGCCCGCACCATCCGTATCCCGGTGCACATGGTCGAGGTCATCAACAAGCTCGGCCGCATCCAGCGTGAGCTCCTGCAGGACCTCGGCCGCGAGCCGACGCCCGAAGAGCTCGCCAAGGAAATGGACATCTCCCCGGAGAAGGTCCTGGAGATCCAGCAGTACGCCCGTGAGCCGATCTCGCTCGACCAGACGATCGGCGACGAGGGCGACTCGCAGCTCGGTGACTTCATCGAGGACTCCGAGGCGGTCGTCGCGGTCGACGCGGTGTCGTTCACGCTGCTGCAGGACCAGCTCCAGTCGGTGCTGCAGACGCTGTCCGAGCGTGAGGCGGGCGTGGTCCGGCTGCGCTTCGGCCTCACCGACGGCCAGCCGCGCACGCTCGACGAGATCGGCCAGGTGTACGGGGTCACCCGTGAGCGCATCCGGCAGATCGAGTCGAAGACGATGTCCAAGCTGCGTCACCCGTCGCGTTCGCAGGTGCTGCGCGACTATCTCGACTAAGAAGTTCCATCAGCGAAAGCCCCGCCCGGTCACCGACCAGGCGGGGCTTTCGCTCGTTACGGGGTCATGAGTCCTCGCCGAGGAGCAGCAGGACGTTCGCCACGACCTCGTCCACGACCCTGGTCTCGGTCAGGATCTTCTCGACCATCGCGAGGCTTTGCAGCGTGTCTACCGCGTTGGGGCACTCGTCGCCGTCGTAGACGCGGCCGTCGAAGGCCGCCAAGCGCCGGTCGATCGCGATGATCAGCCGGTAGTACCGGGAAGTTTCCGGTCCGAGCTCGGCGCAGCCCGCGCAGTCGCAGTCACGGGCGAGCAGTCCGGCGACCCGCAGGCACAACGGCCCGCTGTCCGCGAGCAAGCGCTTACTTCCGGCGAACGCCTGGCATTTGCGGAGCCAGTAGGCCGCGAGTGGCCCGCCAGCCAGCGCGCAGGCCGGGCAGGCGCACGTGCGTTCCAGTGGATCTATGACGGTGTTGCGGCGAAGCGTGGCGCGCCGGTTGCGCGGACGGCCGTCCTTCGGGTGTGCGACGCTCACAGATCCGCTCCTCGCTTCCGGCTTTTCTCCTTTGAAATTCCGGTTTTCTGCAAGTCGCAGCTGAGAGGCGGCTTGTTACGGCCTGCCGGTCAACGTGGTCCACGGCACGTGCACGGTGACCCGTTCGCGGAGTTGTTCGTTGATCAGCCACAGCTCGCCGGTCGACGGCCAGTACGACAGGTTCTGGCTGTTCACCGGCGCCTGGCCGGTCAGCCTGGACGTCGACACGCCGCCCACTCCCCCGTGCAGGCAGGACGGGTGATCGTGGGTCGGGTCGGCCGCGTACTCGGGGCAGACGCCGGTGAACACGAAGTACCCGTTGCGCGCGACGGCGCCCTGCACGCCCCAGACCGGTGAGAGGAACCCTTCCGAAGCGTGCGCCAGTCCGTCGGGGCCGGTCTTCAGGCGGGCCGCGGCGCGGTCGAACGGCCAGCGCAGCACGCGGCCGCCTTCCTTGGCCGCGTGTTCGGCGGTGACGAAGGAGCTCGACGACGCGTCGAAGGACAGCGTCGAGATGCACGGGCGGTCGCCGACGGCCGTGGCGCAGCCGCCGCCGGGGTACCAGAACGCGCCGATCTGCGGGAGCGCGTAGTCGTAGAACGCGGCGTGGTACTTGCCGTCGGAGCCGAGGCCGACGGTGCCCAGGCTGTCGTCGACCTTCCAGAAGTGGCTGGTGTCGAACACCCGGATCACGCCGCCGGCGGTGGCCACGTAGAGCCGGTTGTCCACCCAGGTCATGCCGTGCCCGTGCCCGGTGACGACGGCGAAGTCCGTGTTCGACGTCGGCTCGACCAGCAGGACGTGGCGGTAGGTCAACGCCGTCGCGTCCGCGAAGGACAGCCGGACCATGGTGTCGCCGGGGGTGTGCCACGACGCGGCGACGACGCGCTTGCCGTCCACCTTTCCGGTCGGCGACGCGTCGCCGGAACCGGTGAGGCCCTGCGGGATCCAGTCGTTGGTCTTGTCGTCGTTGGCGTCTTCCCAGCAGAAACCGGCGGGCTTCAGCGCGGACGCCATATACGTGCCATGGCACAGCGGCCTGGCCTTGCGGTTGGCCGTCTGCAGGATCTCGGACAGGCCGCGCGGCTTCAGCTGGGCGTTGCGCTCCAGCTGCGCGAGGCGGGCGCCGTAGTTCTCGAAGGTCT encodes:
- the cei gene encoding envelope integrity protein Cei, yielding MTSGNGFGDRGTRPYRKRRPLPALIVIGVLFVGAMVVWVNAMLSKADIDEAIKCTPAPIAAEGVTYTPLGHAALDDRSPIPPDKISLRVLNASGVRGQGKITDTTLRELGFTGITETTNDAAYPEKTPAKCKGQIRFGENGVTAARTVSLIAPCAELIKDNRADASVDLAIGTKFGDVQPKAEASKIIEQLKAWSAEHQGGGGGEQSAGASTPNIDQTLLASARDVTC
- a CDS encoding inositol monophosphatase; translation: MSVVGVDERALKDIAELVAGDAAELVLSAWKGIQQGRSVEVGTKSADTDVVTAVDHESERFVRARLAELRPSDAVLGEEAGGTAGEGVTWVIDPIDGTVNFLYGLPWFAVSLAAQVDGVSVAGAVVEPVSGRRWTAARGHGSYLDGRRLAVTGPSRLDLTLLGTGFAYRQERRVRQARFAADMLGRVRDIRRPGAASLELCSVAAGWTDAYIEHGLGRWDWAAGALVASEAGAFVSLPGDDVALGADATYAAAPSIAPALRDAMVEAGAGSV
- a CDS encoding RNA polymerase sigma factor; the encoded protein is MAAARTATRSGTKTTSAAGESAEEATEAKPAARKPAAGAKKAPAKKAPAKKTGKDDAKGDPDGPGELDEADLESPDLSDLEEVEVDVIDESVNDEPEEADSDDDGEEEAEPAARGKRTAATSTAQKDVKAGDNPDFVWDEEESEALRQARKDAELTASADSVRAYLKQIGKVALLNAEEEVELAKRIEAGLYAAERVRNAEEEGEKLATQMRRDLKWIVRDGERAKNHLLEANLRLVVSLAKRYTGRGMAFLDLIQEGNLGLIRAVEKFDYTKGYKFSTYATWWIRQAITRAMADQARTIRIPVHMVEVINKLGRIQRELLQDLGREPTPEELAKEMDISPEKVLEIQQYAREPISLDQTIGDEGDSQLGDFIEDSEAVVAVDAVSFTLLQDQLQSVLQTLSEREAGVVRLRFGLTDGQPRTLDEIGQVYGVTRERIRQIESKTMSKLRHPSRSQVLRDYLD
- the ppgK gene encoding polyphosphate--glucose phosphotransferase, which gives rise to MTATRGFGIDIGGSGIKGALVDLEKGALIGDRLRIDTPKPSTPEAVADVVAEVVGHFGWDGPVGVTLPSVVKKGIALTAANIDKKWVGTDADALFAKRLGRGVEDVAMINDADAAGIAEIRFGDPVTRHGVVALLTFGTGIGSAVFHDGKLVPNTEFGHLEVDGHDAEKKAAASVKDNEGLSYPQWAKRVERYLSVLENLISPDLFIVGGGVSKKAEKWVPLLDIRTKVIAASLQNNAGIVGAAAAAAEGIEH